Sequence from the Maribellus comscasis genome:
CTAAATCCGACAGGTTTTGGAGAGCGGGTAGCTGATTGTTGTTGCGGGTCTGGAAGGATGCTGTTGGCAGCAGCAAAAATAAGCAGGGATTCCTTATTTTTCGGGGCGGACATTGAGCGCACCTGTGCTATGATGTGCCTGATTAACCTTTGTCTGAACGGACTTTTGGGCGAAGTCTGCTGGATGGATAAATTGTTGAACCGCTTTTATGCCGGATGGAGAATCGAGCTTCATCCGGCTCATAGAGTTCCGTATATCAGGGAAATTACAGAATCAGAAAGCTATGTGGTTTTAAGGTTGCCTGAAAAGAAGGAGGAAATCATTACGAAACAGGTGCCGATAGGAGGAGTATCCCAGCAGTTGCTGTTTGAGTTTTAGGGGCGGGAAGCCCCTTTTTTGTTCGTTTTAGCATTTAGAAGGTAAAACCACTCCATTTAAAATTCAGGCAAAGGTATTCATCGCTTCACGGAAAAGTCAAGGGCGGCCCCAGCCAATAAATTCATCGCTTCGCCGCACTTCGTGTTCGGTCAGCTTTTTGCCATGGCAAAAACCGGACATTCACCCTTGACAAGAATCCGTGACAGCTCAATGACGGTTACGCCGAAATTTTAACCGGCGTGCCAGATGCCATAATAAACCTGTAGGGCAGCAGTAAACAATAATGAGTAATGCAGCTAAAAAAATCAATGCTGAAAGTGCTGAACAAAACAAAACTTCCATGGAAGTGGTAAAGAAAGATGAAAAAACAATTGTTGAAGCTCCTTCACTGGAGAAACGCATCCAGAAAGTAGAGGATTTAAGTATGCTGATTGAAAGGTGGCGGAAACTGTCAGAAACCCGGAGAAACCTTCAGACTTTCTCGTTAGGTGCCGATGGCCTGGGAGCAACGATCTTTCTCAGGGATGCTTCAGGGAAGGAATTCAAAACCTCCAATACACCGGTTGTGTCAGCCGTGATGGAGGAGATCAAATCCACTCTGGACAGCAAGATTAAGGAAGTGGAGGAACAGATTAAATTCTGAAAAAGGAGAGGCGAAAGCCTCTTTTTTTGGTCGTTAAAAATCAAGAATTTTTAGGTATAAATATGTTAAAGTATATTATCTCAAATATGAATGTCATAGATAACAATTTTTCCTTTTGATGCATTTTTGTTTGTTATAAATGACAAAATATTGTATAGGGAGCAATGCGCACATTTTATCAGGGAAATTAGTAATTTTTTTAAATCACAGAATAAGATATTGAATCATCTTCAATAATATTTGCTTACATTTGTACTGTAACGTGCTAATTATCAGGAGGGTCTATATCGAGACCTCCAAAAACAAGCGCTTTGGAAAATATTGATAATCAGCCGGGTATTAGGCAAGGTTCGAATCCCAGCTGAGTCACTTTTAGAAAAAGACAATTTGTTGTCAAATGATGAAAATCCGTGTAAATCAAGTGTTTACACGGATTTTTTGTTTTCCCTGAAAGTCACTTAAAAGCCAAAAAATGCCTGTTTTAGGCACTTTTTTGTACCAATTTTGTTACAGAAGCTGAATTAGAATACATTTTTCTCTTCTAATTTATCTCAAAGCCCATTTAGCCTTATTTTCACCATATTCTTTTTACTTTATAATATATCCCGGATATTTCAGGTCTATCTTTTCAGCAGGTGTTATCCAATTACTATTGATAACCCAAGGATCTTTAATATAAAGCCTTGATTTTTATTGCGGGGATACTTCTACCAATTTATAATTGGCAATAGTCGCAATTAAAAGTACCTGTAAAATATGTAAGTTTGAGTTCATTGTTAAATATCTCTATTATAACAATTTAAAGCCTGCATTATCATACTTTCATAAATTTCTTTTTTTTATACATTACCCAGAGTATGAAAAAAATAATGGAAACATTGGCCAGTTTTATCACTGCTATGTAGTAATTACCAAGGAAATGTTCAGTGCCATGTAGCAACGATTTGCTGATGCTGCTGAAGTCGATAATTTCATATAGCATATATGCAAGGATGGAATTCATTCCGTAAATTTTCAGCCAATTAAAATATTTTCCGTAATCTTTGTAATCAATCAGGTAATAAAACAGCGCCATAAGCAGGAAACAGATACCACTGCTGTACAGTGTCATCGAACTTGTCCATATTTTTTTGATAATAGGCATCTGTAGCCCCCAAAGCTGACCTGCAGCTACCATAAGTACACCTCCGACAGCCAACCATCGTAACTTGCTTATTTTAGGCAAATTACTCTTCATAATATGCCCCGCAAATACACCACTCATTACCGTTACCCCAAAATTCAGACTACTGATTATCCATGTATACCGGTATTTGCCAAAATCTATTCCGGCTGCCGTTATAGTTGAGCCATCCCGAAAACGCCTCAACACTATCCTGTCAAAGTATTCAGCGAGATTATGGTCAGGGGTAAAATCTCCTCCTCCAAAGCCGCCAATTTTTATAAACGAAAGGGCTGCCCAGTATGCAAGCAATAAACCTGAGGCAATGATGATTTGTCCCTTTAGTTTAAAGTGCATCAGCAAAACAGCAGAAATAAGATAGCCCATGGCAATTGCCTGCAGAGTATTGGAATAAAAAAATATCCTTCCGGGGTCCAGCGCAAGCAAATTGCCCTGGCAAATCATTCCAAACAGCCAAAGGAGGAGTACGCGTTTTATAATCCGCCTGTAAAGCCTTGCTTTGCCACCGCTATTCAGGTACTTTGCAAAGGCAAACGGCATGGAAGCCCCCGCCATAAACATGAACAACGGCATTATAATATCCCAGAAAACAAAACCTTCCCATTGCACATGCTGAAATTTCGTTGCCAGCCAGTTGGTAAACGGCAAATCCACTGCCCTTGCCAAAGCTCTGAACACGGGTTGAAAAAATACGAGGCAAAACAAATCAAAGCCTCTTAATACGTCGAGCGAACCTAAACGTTGTGTTTTTTGTATTTCCATATATCTTCAAATTATTTATTTAAATATCAGGGGGAACAGAAATATTTTGGTATTATTTTATTTGCTATAAAAAATGGAAATTATTATTCTTTTGTCAAATAAATTATTCTTTTTGGAAAGATGTACTTCCGATTTTACATCTGGTGTTTTCTGCCCATTGATAAGATTCAGGAACTTCACCAATTATTTTTACATTTGTTTGTGGCATCAAAGCTGGCAATTGACAAACATCCGTAACTCTCAAACAATTCAACATTTCAACAGCCTGACCTTTTCCATCCGGGCAGCTACTTTCATTCTGGGTTGGTGGAGGATTTTTTAAAATTAGTGTTGCAACATTACCATCCAACAAAGCAGCATACAATGCTACAGCCCCCATTCCATCTCTGGCAGCAATACTTATATTTTCAGAATCTATCCCTGGTAATGTTCTGCAAAACTCTAAACAGCGCAATAAATCATAAACCTGCATAGATGCAATAGTCCTTCCGATCCAAGCAGAGGATCTGCGAATATGCCATTGCAAACTATTTTCCCATCCGGCATCCTCTACACCCCTGGTATTAAAATATGCAACATTCCATTTTTCTCCCAGTTGTTTTGAAAATGTTTCGACTTCACCAAACTGATCTCCTGGATTTTTTAAGACAATCAGTAGTGGTTTCTTCTCTTTCGGATTATTTTTCCACCGCATGTCTAATCGTAATCGCCATCCTTCTTCCGGGACAAAAGTGTATATATTGCTACCAAAATTATCTTTGTCTATAGAACGAAAAACCATATGAGGTTCAAAGCTGCACTTTTTATCAGGGAATGCACCAAAGGTATTTTTTTCAAGAAAACAGATTACCGAGTCTCGATAGGCAAAAAGCTCATTTTTGTTTTTAATTAACGGTGGTTCAGGAATTCTAATGAAACTGTCATAAATTGTTGTTGTCCGATCGTCGGCAGGTACACCATCTTTATAAACCCTTAAATCTTTTGAAGAAAGCATTTTTTCTGGGGAAAAATCAACATCACTAATTTTTTCAACAGGTACTTTTTTCCCCATTAACTCTTCCAGAAAAAAGGACAACATTTTTTTCCTTCCTTCAGCAGTAGCACCATGTCCACCTTGTGTCTCAATGAGTTCGACATTTTGAGGAGTGTTATAAAAACCATATATTTTTTTAACTTTTTTGTATAGTTCTTTTACTCCCTCTATGGTTGTCAGCCTGTCCCTGTCACCCTGCTCAATCAAAAGTGAACGTGGTGCAATGAGGGCGCCGATCTCAGAAAAATCTCGGCAAAATGTATTAATGGGTGACATACAGTCGCAATGCCAGTCAATAGTTTTGGTTAATATCTGTTCGTTCAATGTAGTAGCACCTACACCCGGACAGGCTGCTTTAACCCTTTTGTCAATTGCAGAAACAAACCATGTTTGGGCGCCTCCTCCGGAACGTCCTGTTACACCGATATTTCCAGTATCTACTTCCTTTCTTGAACAGAGGAAATCCAATGCCCTTAATGCATTCCAAACCTCAACACCTGCCGGAGAGTAACCCCGGCTATACCAGTTAAACCAACCTTTGGAATAACATCCATGATGATCGCCGCATACTTCACCTTGATGAGTTGTTTCTATAATCAGGCATATAAATCCGAGTTGTGCAAATTTATGGGCATAAGGCTGATAAGCTACTTTCTGGCTTTCAGAATGGCCGCAAAGATAAAGTATAGCCGGGCATAATGACCTGATATTATCAGGAACATAGAGATTTGCTGGCACATACAATGAAGGCAAAGATTCGAAGTATAGCTTTTCAATGTGGTACCCATCCATCTGGATCTTTCCGGTATAATTAACGTTCAAATCAGGTCTTTCTTCTGTTAAAGGCATATAATTAAGACCAAGTGACTGAACTAATTCGGAATACCGCTGGTCTTTTTCATTTATCCATGTTTCATGAGTATCAATATTATTAAAAGCCGAATTTGTTATTTCATCTGCTTTCTCCATCAAGTAAATACGGATGTTGTTATGCTGACCAGTTTCCGGTTCTGTTATGAAAGGGATTTCCTGGGCACCAGTCTTCTGAAAAGGTAACAAAACCAAACAAAAAAACAGGCATACCAACTTAATCCAGAAAATTTTTTGTATTAAAGTTTCAATTCTAATAGTTAAAGTATTCATAGCTTAATTTTTATGAATTATTCATTATCTAATTCCATCCAACCCCTTACCATTTTATGAAAATTTTCTTCTACCTGGATAAGGTATGACAAATCTTCCCGCTGGCTTGCAAAATGATAGTAGCGGTCAGGGACATAACCTTCCGGATAGGAAATAAACCTGGATTGGGCATATACTTGTTCTAATTCTTCCCAAGCCTGCCTGAAGCCGACTAGAGCTTCCCTGACTTTTATTTTTCCCGCAGCAAATTGCTCTTTATTGGAAGTATCGCAGGATTCAAGGGCTAATAATAATTGTGGAGCCTTTACCTGAAAGCTGTTTAATGCCATGAATAATTCCCAATGGTAGCGGTTTCTATGAGAAGAGTGGTATAAACTGTCCAATTTTCGGTTAACGATCAAATATCCGTTCATTATTGCCCTAGCTCTGTCTAACCTGTCTTTATATTTTTTGCTCCATTCTCCCGTTTTTTGCAGGTCAGGGAGTTCAATTAAACGTTTAGAAAAATCAATGTTTTTACTCTCTCTAATTTTTTTACTTTCTTCAGGGGTCAGTGAATGAGAAATTCCCGGAAGCGGGAGCATAGCATTATGTATATTCAGCCTGTCGTTGGTTGGGTTAAATGCCCCTTCCCAGAAATCGGCAGCTTCTCTAAGCCAAACATAAATTTTGCCGTAATTGTTTTCTTTTACTCCGAATTCACGTTGGAGGTATGCTGTGTCGAAATCTTTCAGGCTCATATTACTTTGCGACCAACTGTATTGTGCAGAAGCAATAAATCCTCTCCAAAAAGTTTCCATGTGTGGCGAACGGTCGTCCCATGCAGTGCATAGCATTCCATTGATATCCTTTTCTTTTGCCAAATTTATAAAACCTTTAATTGCAGGCATTCCCCTTGATTTTACTTCTTTAGCTCTATCATCGAAGGGAAAAAGGGCAGCAGGTCCCGATTGGGCGGCAGTGGCAACCATTGCATTTAATCCGTTTTGTTGATACCATTCAAGTGCTTTTATGTTACCGGATTGTTGCCCAGAGGAGTAATTCCACCGCATATACACACAGTTCTCGGGAAATCTTGATATTACTTCTTCCAATTTTGCAGCTCCATCCATCCAAATTGTTTCCACTTCTTGCAGGTTCATATTTGCATTGTCTGTGCTATGGTAAACACCGGCTTCTTTTAAAGGCATGTCGTCCCAAAATACTGGTATACGACCGTTTTCAATTAAAAAATCGCAAACCCGGTTCAGCCAATAAAGGTTTAAACTAAGTAGCCCTTCCTTCTGTGCTTTAGGGCCGCACTGGGGACATATGCCTATATTCCCAACTTCGTCGCCGCCAATATGAAAGTACTTTGCCCCGGGGGTAGCTTCAATGGCGTCAAGGTACATATCGAAAAGCACCTGGTAAGTACCTTCGTTCAAGGGACAAAATGCCCACCGGTTTTCAGGCTGTTCACGTAAATGAGCATATTGCTGATGTTTCAGGATAAAAGTGGCATGCCCTAATCCCTGTACAAGGGGGGTAATTTCTATATTCCTGTCTTTTGCATACTTGGTTAGGGCTGCCATTTCGTCAATACTCATTGCCTGAGGTGCTGCTATTATGGGCTGACGCCGGTACCTGAGTTTATCTTCAAATTCAAAAACTACGGCATTGATTTTATAGCGGGCAAGCCTATCGATACTTTTGTAGTAATAATCCATGTGGTCCAAGTGGTGTTTTACATCAAATTGGACAGCGCGGTAAGACATTTCCGGGTAATCTGTAATCCGGCAAGCAGGGATGGCTTTCTTACAGTCTCGTGCATCTTCCAGCAATTGTTCCAAGGTTTGGCAACCATAAAAAAGCCCTGCTTCGCTTTTCGACATAATTTCTGCATTGCCATTTTCTATATACAATACATACCCTTCTTCTGAAGCGGGTATATTTTCACCTTTGGAAATCTTAAGGCTGAGTATACCCTTTCTATTTATGCTCCTTTCCGGGAGTTGGTTAAGAATTGTCCCCATAACAGGACGCTGCAATCCTTCACTTAATTTTATCGAACTAAGTTCACCAAAATGAAGCCCTTTGCCTTGTAAAATAACTAATTCCTGAGGACAAGGGATAATTTTAAAAGGAGGTGGTATGGATTTTTCCTTTGAATATCCAGGATATGCAAAAAGGTAGAATATAACCAGGCATATTAAGCGTTGGCTTATGTATTTAATTTTTTTTTGTAGAAGTATCATACTGAATTATACTGTGTTTATTTAAACTGTCAAAGGATAGTCAATAAAGTTTTCATGTCTTTTGTTTTACTTTTGTCATTTCCCCTAATTTTCCTTAATGGATAATGAAATTAGACAAACTTATTTTCTATTCAAGTTCTTAAAATATGGTAATCTGTCAAGTCCTGCTTCAATGGTTATTGTTTTTCCTCCATCGTAAATAACGCCCATGTCATCCTTCCATTTCCCTTCCGGTAAGGCAACCAGTCTGGTTGTTTTTTTATTGACAACAGGTGCTATTAAAATATTTTCACCCAGCATAAATTGATCTTGGACCTTAGCAAAACCTTGGTGAGGGAACACATATTCCAAAGGTCTTACAATCGGTTCTCCGGTGTTCGCTGATTCTCTGGCCAGCTTAAGGATTAACGGGGTAAACTTCTTCCTTATCTGAACAGCTTTTTTGCATGCTTCTAAATGTTCGGTATCCAATATGCGCCATGGAGCAACAGAAAACTGCATCATTGGCATCAACGCATGGCATTGTGCCGATCTTACTATCAAATCCTGGTCGATTGTTTCCGTCTTTAAGAAAGAGATAAATTCTCCACCACCGATCAAATCAGGGCAGGCAAAAGTATAACCCATAATCCCTTGCAGCAGTATCCCTGGAATTAATTTTTGTAAATCTGCCCAAGTATGTTCTTTATCTCTTAACCTATTGGCAATGGGTTGACCTCCCATTTTCCACATCGCCCTATATTCATTTAAAGGGTACTTAAGCCCCAGGAGTGCGTAATATTCGCAATGTTCCTGAACTGTTACTTTTTTCCCTTCGGAATAGCAATCTGTATAATGATTAAAATCGCCAGCATCAAATTTATACCCATCGATATTATATTCTTCTATCAGGTTGTCAAGTTGACCTATAAACCATTGGTTAGCTTCGTCTTTCGACAGGTCTAGTATCCCGCTGTATCCATTCCACCATTTTGTTATAAAAGCATTGCCGGATTTATCTTCCAGAAGCATCCTTTCTTTCTGTAACCTTCGGAAAACATCGCAGTCGGGGCTCACTAATGGGCAAATCCATAGCATG
This genomic interval carries:
- a CDS encoding N-6 DNA methylase, translated to MEELKSFSKYILQIGYKYGLHSVFEDFLEVVVCSLSLGTKEDRYHEIVRKYEKPDAYLMAEAFGALVLEMDNEGQGLKDCFGDFYMEYLSHGHNGQFFTPEHICELMARMLNPTGFGERVADCCCGSGRMLLAAAKISRDSLFFGADIERTCAMMCLINLCLNGLLGEVCWMDKLLNRFYAGWRIELHPAHRVPYIREITESESYVVLRLPEKKEEIITKQVPIGGVSQQLLFEF
- a CDS encoding acyltransferase family protein, which gives rise to MEIQKTQRLGSLDVLRGFDLFCLVFFQPVFRALARAVDLPFTNWLATKFQHVQWEGFVFWDIIMPLFMFMAGASMPFAFAKYLNSGGKARLYRRIIKRVLLLWLFGMICQGNLLALDPGRIFFYSNTLQAIAMGYLISAVLLMHFKLKGQIIIASGLLLAYWAALSFIKIGGFGGGDFTPDHNLAEYFDRIVLRRFRDGSTITAAGIDFGKYRYTWIISSLNFGVTVMSGVFAGHIMKSNLPKISKLRWLAVGGVLMVAAGQLWGLQMPIIKKIWTSSMTLYSSGICFLLMALFYYLIDYKDYGKYFNWLKIYGMNSILAYMLYEIIDFSSISKSLLHGTEHFLGNYYIAVIKLANVSIIFFILWVMYKKKKFMKV
- a CDS encoding alpha/beta hydrolase family protein — translated: MNTLTIRIETLIQKIFWIKLVCLFFCLVLLPFQKTGAQEIPFITEPETGQHNNIRIYLMEKADEITNSAFNNIDTHETWINEKDQRYSELVQSLGLNYMPLTEERPDLNVNYTGKIQMDGYHIEKLYFESLPSLYVPANLYVPDNIRSLCPAILYLCGHSESQKVAYQPYAHKFAQLGFICLIIETTHQGEVCGDHHGCYSKGWFNWYSRGYSPAGVEVWNALRALDFLCSRKEVDTGNIGVTGRSGGGAQTWFVSAIDKRVKAACPGVGATTLNEQILTKTIDWHCDCMSPINTFCRDFSEIGALIAPRSLLIEQGDRDRLTTIEGVKELYKKVKKIYGFYNTPQNVELIETQGGHGATAEGRKKMLSFFLEELMGKKVPVEKISDVDFSPEKMLSSKDLRVYKDGVPADDRTTTIYDSFIRIPEPPLIKNKNELFAYRDSVICFLEKNTFGAFPDKKCSFEPHMVFRSIDKDNFGSNIYTFVPEEGWRLRLDMRWKNNPKEKKPLLIVLKNPGDQFGEVETFSKQLGEKWNVAYFNTRGVEDAGWENSLQWHIRRSSAWIGRTIASMQVYDLLRCLEFCRTLPGIDSENISIAARDGMGAVALYAALLDGNVATLILKNPPPTQNESSCPDGKGQAVEMLNCLRVTDVCQLPALMPQTNVKIIGEVPESYQWAENTRCKIGSTSFQKE
- a CDS encoding family 20 glycosylhydrolase, whose product is MILLQKKIKYISQRLICLVIFYLFAYPGYSKEKSIPPPFKIIPCPQELVILQGKGLHFGELSSIKLSEGLQRPVMGTILNQLPERSINRKGILSLKISKGENIPASEEGYVLYIENGNAEIMSKSEAGLFYGCQTLEQLLEDARDCKKAIPACRITDYPEMSYRAVQFDVKHHLDHMDYYYKSIDRLARYKINAVVFEFEDKLRYRRQPIIAAPQAMSIDEMAALTKYAKDRNIEITPLVQGLGHATFILKHQQYAHLREQPENRWAFCPLNEGTYQVLFDMYLDAIEATPGAKYFHIGGDEVGNIGICPQCGPKAQKEGLLSLNLYWLNRVCDFLIENGRIPVFWDDMPLKEAGVYHSTDNANMNLQEVETIWMDGAAKLEEVISRFPENCVYMRWNYSSGQQSGNIKALEWYQQNGLNAMVATAAQSGPAALFPFDDRAKEVKSRGMPAIKGFINLAKEKDINGMLCTAWDDRSPHMETFWRGFIASAQYSWSQSNMSLKDFDTAYLQREFGVKENNYGKIYVWLREAADFWEGAFNPTNDRLNIHNAMLPLPGISHSLTPEESKKIRESKNIDFSKRLIELPDLQKTGEWSKKYKDRLDRARAIMNGYLIVNRKLDSLYHSSHRNRYHWELFMALNSFQVKAPQLLLALESCDTSNKEQFAAGKIKVREALVGFRQAWEELEQVYAQSRFISYPEGYVPDRYYHFASQREDLSYLIQVEENFHKMVRGWMELDNE
- a CDS encoding glycoside hydrolase family 31 protein: MFSTICNAQKETRCQIKICNDPNTFWWTGLIAQADIMPLKNGYNANLANNYGNQVQPLLLSNRGHVIWSENSFGIEVNSDTLCIISPDSSLVFIHAGETLKDGYSYASKKFFPASGKLPDESLFAEPQYNTWIELMYDQNQKDILDYARQILNSGFEPGVFMIDDNWQEDYGKWDFHPGRFSNPKALVDTLHEMGFKVMLWICPLVSPDCDVFRRLQKERMLLEDKSGNAFITKWWNGYSGILDLSKDEANQWFIGQLDNLIEEYNIDGYKFDAGDFNHYTDCYSEGKKVTVQEHCEYYALLGLKYPLNEYRAMWKMGGQPIANRLRDKEHTWADLQKLIPGILLQGIMGYTFACPDLIGGGEFISFLKTETIDQDLIVRSAQCHALMPMMQFSVAPWRILDTEHLEACKKAVQIRKKFTPLILKLARESANTGEPIVRPLEYVFPHQGFAKVQDQFMLGENILIAPVVNKKTTRLVALPEGKWKDDMGVIYDGGKTITIEAGLDRLPYFKNLNRK